GAGATCAACATCCCGGCGGGTCCCCGGCTGGGCGACATCGTGCTCGAGGCCAAGGGCCTGGGCAAGGGCTTCGACGGCCGCACGCTCATGCACGACCTCTCCTTCACGCTGCCCCGCGCCGGCATCGTCGGTGTGATCGGCCCGAACGGCGTCGGCAAGACCACGCTGTTCAAGATGATCATCGGCGAGGAGAAGCCCGACGACGGCGAGCTGGTCGTGGGCAAGACCGTGAAGATCTCCTACGTCGACCAGAGCCGCGGCGGCCTCGACCCGCAGAAGAACGTCTGGGAGGTCGTCTCCGACGGGCTCGACTTCATCAAGGTCGCGAACTTCGAGATGCCCTCGCGGGCCTACGTCGCGTCGTTCGGCTTCAAGGGTCCCGACCAGCAGAAGCGCGCCGGTGTCCTCTCCGGCGGTGAGCGCAACCGGCTCAACCTCGCGCTCACGCTGAAGATGGGCGGCAACCTCCTGATGCTCGACGAGCCGACCAACGACCTCGACGTCGAGACGTTGCAGTCGCTCGAGGACGCGCTGCTGGAGTTCCCCGGCTGCGCCGTGGTCACCTCCCACGACCGGTGGTTCCTGGACCGGATCGCCACGCACATCCTGGCGTGGGAGGGCGACGACGAGGACGACGCCAAGTGGTTCTGGTTCGAGGGCAACTTCGCCGCCTACGAGGACAACAAGATCGAGCGGCTGGGCATCGAGGCGGCGCGGCCGCACCGGGTGACCCACCGCAGGCTGACCCGCGACTGACGGCAGCGCTCAGCTGGGTCGGATGTCCATCTCCGGGTGGCAGGCGATGAGCCGGTCGGAGACGGCGTCCATCACCCGGCCGAGGGCCGCGAAGTCGGCCGGGTCGACCCGGTCGACGAGGTAGTCGCGCACCCCGGTCACGTGGACGTGCGCTGCGGCGACCAGCAGGTCGTACCCCTGGTCGGTCAGCCGACAGACGATGCCCCGACCGTCCTCGGGCGAGGTGGTGCGGTAGACCAGCCCGGCCTTCTCCATCCGGGTCACGGTGTGGGTGACCCGGCTGCGGCTGTGCGCGAGCGCGTCGGCCAGCTGGGCCATCCGGAGCTGCCGCTGCGGACGCTCGGAGAGACGGACCAGGATCTCGTACTCGGTCAGCGACAGGTCGAAGTCGTGCTGGAGGTCGGCATCGAGCCGGTCGAGCAGCAGGGTCACCCCGACCACGAACGAGCGCCATGACGACTGTTGCTCCACGTCGAGCCAGCGCGTCCCCCGTCCTTCGGACATGCCGGAATCGTAGCGAGCAGCCGACGGAATCCGTCGGACACCGCGCCCCGGCGGGTTCGGAGGGTCAGGCCAGCCGCTCCAGGATCAGGGCCATGCCCTGGCCGCCACCGACGCACATGGTGATCAGGCCGAGCGTCTTGTCGTGCCAGTCCAGTGAGTTGAGCATGGTGGTCTGGAGGCGTGCGCCGGTCATGCCGAAGGGGTGGCCGACCGCGATCGCGCCGCCGTTGACGTTGAGCCGGTCCAGGTCGATGCCGAGATCCTGGTACGACGGCACCACCTGGGCCGCGAACGCCTCGTTGATCTCGACCAGGTCGATGTCACCGATCGTCATCCCGGCGTTGGCCAGCGCCCGCCGGGTCGCCTCGACCGGGCCGAGTCCCATGATCTCGGGTGACAGAGCGCTGACCCCGGTGGAGACGATCCGCGCGAGTGGTGTCAGCCCGAGCTCCGCCGCCCGGGTGTCGGACATGATCACCACGGCCGCAGCGCCGTCGTTCAGGGCACAGCAGTTGCCGGCGGTGACGACGCCGTCGGGACGGAAGACCGGCTTGAGCCGCGAGACCGCCTCCAGCGTGACCCCTGCGCGCGGGCCGTCGTCGGCGCTGACCACGGTCCCGTCGGGCGTGGTCACCGGGGTGATCTCACGCTGCCAGAAGCCGTCGGCCAAGGCCTTCTCGGCGAGGTTCTGCGAGCGTACGCCGAACTCGTCGAGCTCGCGGCGGGACAGCCCGCGCAGGGTGGCGACGTTCTCAGCCGTCTGCCCCATGGCGATGTAGGCGTCCGGGACGTAGTCGTCGCTGCGCGGGTCGTGCCAGGCCTCGCCGGACCCGCTGCCGGCCCGGGTCGAGGTGCGGGCGACGGCGTCGTCGAACAGGGGGTTGCGGGTGTCGGGCCACGAGTCGGAGCTGCCCTTGCCGAAGCGGGACACCGTCTCCACCCCCGCCGAGATGAACACGTCACCCTCCCCGGCCTTGATCGCGTGGAAGGCCATCCGGGTGGTCTGGACCGAGGAGGCGCAGTAGCGGGTCACGGTGGTCCCGGGCACGTCGTCCATGCCGTTCATCACGTTGACGATGCGGGCCATGTTGAAGCCGCTCTCCCCGCCGGGCAGACCGCAGCCGAGGTGGAGGTCGTCGACGGTGTGCGGGTCCAGGGCCGGGATCTTGTCGAGCGCGACCCGGATGATCTGGGCGACCAGGTCGTCGGGCCTGACCTCGGTGAGTGAGCCTTTGCCGGCCCGGCCGATCGGCGAGCGGGCGGCGGAGACCAGGACTGCTTCGGGCACGAGGATCGCTCCGATCGGGACGGGGAGGTCGGACTCAGGTCACCCTAGTCCGCCGATCAGGACCTCGATCGACTGCCGGACGAAGGGCCGACGGTCCGGCTCCGGCAGGGGGAGGGCGCCCAGGAGGATGCCGTCGAAGGACGCGACCAGCGTGGCCGCGCGCTCGCCGCTGTGGTCCTTGTGCCGGGCGGTCAGGATCGACTGGACCAGCTCGGTCAGCTGCTGCTGGTTGCTGGCGAGCACGGAGGCGAGCTCGGGGTCGCGAGCCGCCGCCAGCGACAGCTCCATCCGCGCCAGCAGCCGCTCCCGCTCGTCGAGCCGCCTCATGAAGAACGAGGTGACCAGCTCGATCGCCTGACGGTTCTCCAGGTGGCAGGCGGCGAGGTCCCGGGCCAGCTGCTCGCAGTCCTCGGTGACCCCGGTGGCGACGTACGACGTCAGCGCGGTGACCAGGGCCCGGCGGGTGCGGAGGTACGCCGAGCAGCTGCCTTCGGGCAGTCCGGCCTCGCGGTCCACGGCGCGGTGGGTCAGGCCCCGCAGGCCGTGCTCGGCGACGACGTGCAGGGCGGCATCGAGGAGCAGCACCATCCGCGGGCTGCGCACGCGCTCCTGGGTCATCGATCCTCACTCCGGCCGGTGACGCGTGACACTACCCGCCGAGTTGACGTCGTGACGGGCACGGCGTACTTTCTACATACGTAGAGATTCTACAGAAGTAGAAAGGAACTGAGATGGCTGCCTTCGACTCCACACTGCTGGGCGACTACCTCCTCGGTGTCCTCGTCCTCGCCGCGATCGCCCTCGGCCTCGCCGTCGGGATGGGCGTGCAGGTCGTCACGAGCCACCGCCGGGTACGGCTCGCACGTCACCAGACGATGCGCACCTACTACGGCCGGGCCGCGCTGCACCACTGACCCGCGCAGTCGCCGGGTGCTGGCAGGATCGTGGCCGTGCGCCACGTCTACGAGTGCCCGATGCGACGCGCCGACCTGCACCCCGGCGGGACGGTGAACAACGTCGTCTTCGCCGACTACCTCCAGGAGGCGCGGCTCGACCTGCTGCGCCGCCACGACACCCAGGTCTCGCCCCAGCCGGGCGAGGGCCTGGTCGTGGTCCGCACGACGCTGGAGTACCTCGCCCCACTGCGGCTGTCGTTCGCCCCGCTGCGGATCGAGACGTGGGTGGTCGAGGTCCGGGCCGCGTCGTTCACCCTCGGCTACGAGCTGACCACGCACGCCGACGGCGAGGAGCCGCTCGTCCACGCCCGCGCCACGACCGTGCTGACGCCGTTCGTCTTCTCGGCCAACCGCCCGCGCCGGCTCACCGCCGAGGAGCGCTCGCGGCTGGCAGTGGGCTGTGAGCCCTCGACCGTCTCCGAGGTCGAGCGTCGTCGTCCGGCCCCGTGGGGGGGCGGCGCCTTCACCCGGCCGGTGCACGTGCGCTTCTCCGACATCGACCTGCTCGGCCACGTCAACAACGTGCGTTACCTCGACTACCTCCAGGACGCGCAGACCGATCTGGCCGTCGGCGTCTTCCAGGAGGCGCGCATCAACGGGACGGTGGACCTGGTGGTCGCCCGCACGGACATCGACTACCTCGGGCAGATGAACCTGCGTCCGGAGCCTTACCTTGTGTGGGGTCGGGTCGAGGAGGTCGGCTCGAGCTCGGTCACCTACGAGCTCGAGCTCCGTGACCACGACCGGGTGATGGCCAGGAGCCGGGTGGTCAGCGTGAACATCGGTGACGACGGCCGCGCGGTGCCGATGCACCCGCGCCACCACGAGCTGTTCGAGGAGCGACGAGAGGCCGCGCGCCTCACGCCGTGAGGACGACGCCCAGGCCACGGAGCCGGCGCAGGCCGCGGTGCCGGGCGACCCGCACGGCGGAGGCCGACATCCCCAGCGCGGCGCAGGTGGAGGGGACGTCCAGGCCCACTACGTCGAGGCAGGCCACGACCTGACGCTCGCGCTCGGGCAGGTGGCTCAGCAGCCAGGCGACCCACCCGTCGGAGTCGGGACCGGCGCTGGCGTCCGGGGCCGGCTCCCGGGCCGAGAGGTCCAGGATCTCCACCGAGGTGGGTGAGGTACGCCGCCGGCTCGTCCGGCGCTGGGCGTTGCGCAGGAGGAGCCGGGCGATCCCGAACAGCCAGCCCGCGAACTCGTCCGAGGTGCCGTCGAAGTCTGCGATCTTGCGGGCGGCGGTGAGCCAGGCGTCGGCGGCGACGTCCTCGGCGCTCACGCCGGCGTCGCGCGTGGGCTGGGTGTCGAGCCAGACGACGAGGCGCCCGGCGTTCGCCTGGTAGAGGGCGCGCCACGCCGCGTGATCTCCGTCCTTGGCCAGAGCGATCGTCTCGTCATCGGCCGTGACGACGGTGCTAATCGGCGACGCCCCTCAGGCCGCTGCCGTCGTGACCACTGATGTCCGAGCTGGTGCCGGGGCTGCTGTCGCCGCCGCCGTCGCTGCCGCCATCAGTGCTGGGGGTGCTGTCGCCGCCGCCGCCGTCGCCCCCGTCGCCGCCGCTGTCGGACGGCTCACCGGTGGGACTCTGGCTGGGATCGTTGCTGGAGCTCTCGGTGGGCTCGCTGCTGGGGTCCTCCGTGGGATCCTCGCTGGGGTCCCCGCCACCGTCCGTGCTGGGGTCGCCCGGGCCGGGGTTCGGGCCGGGCAGCGGACCGTCGGTGGTCCCCGACGTGACGGTGCCGACGGGAGTCGTGGCCTCGACGTTCCGGGTCGCGGCGTCCGACCGGTGGCGCCGGCCGGCGCCGACCGGGTCGCCACCGCCGTCGCTCGAGGCGGAGTCCGAGGCGGTGGGCGAGCTGGTCTCCTGGGTGCCGATCGGCGGACTCGGCAGCGGGTGGGAGTGGTTCATCTGCCCTGCGGCCACGGCGGTCCCGGCCGCGATCGCGGCCACCGCCGCTGCCGCTGCCAGTGAGCGTCCGGTCGCGCCCCCGAGGACGGCGACGCCCGATGGGGTCGGGCGAGAGGCGCGCGCGAGCTCGGAGAGCCGAGCGACGAAGGCGTCGTCGGGCTCGAGTGTCGGTGCGTCGCACCGCAGGGAGGTGATCGTCACCGTCGTACCTCTTTCTCAGGAGCCGCCGATCGGCGCCTCCCCGCGCCACGTGGGGGACATGGACGGGGAGACGCCGGCGTCAGACAGTCAGCGAAGGCCGTCGCCGCTGTCACCGCCACCGCCACCGCTGTCGCCGGAGCTGTCGCCGCCGCTGTCACCGGAGTTGTCACCCGAGCTGTCACCGGAATTGTCACCGGAGCTGTCGCCGGAGCTGTCCGTACCGTCGCTGGAGCCGTCGCCGGGGGTGTCGCCCGAGTCGTCGCCGTGGTCGTCACCGGGGTTGTCGTCACCGGGGTCCTCGCTCGGGTCCTCGGTGGGGTTGTCCGTCGGGTTGTCGGTCGGCCCGTCGGTCGGGTCCTCGGTGGGCTCCTCCGTCGGTTCTTCCGTCGGAACGTCGGTGGGGTCCTCGGTCGGGTTGTCCGTGGGGTCGTCCGAGGGGGTACCGGCGGTGGTGCCGCTGGTACCCAGTTGACGCCCATGGCTGTGGATACGAGCGCTGCCGTGGTGTCGGTTCAGACCGTCCTGACGAGCCTGGTCGCCGGTGCTGACGGACGGACGCACCTGAGCCGGGTGTCCGGACTGCGCGAACGCGCCGGCGGCATAGCTGCCACCGACGGCGATCACGGCCAGCGAGCCGCTGATCGCGACCATGCGGCGGAGCTGGGTGTTGTTCATGACTCTCCTCGGGGGGTGGGGAATCGACCCTGTGCCCACTACTTGTCGCGAAGAGCGCTGTGCGTTACATCACTCGAACGAGTTGACCATGAACTGGGCCGCGTGGGTGACGTAGTCCCAGAACTGCGCGTCCTGCTCGGGTGGCAGCGCCACCTCGTCGAGGGCCGCCCGGAAGTGCGTCAGCCAGTGCTCCTTGGCCACCGGCGTGACCGCGAACGGCGCGTGGCGCATCCGCAGGCGCGGGTGTCCGCGCCGGTCGGAGTATGTCGTGGGCCCGCCCCAGTACTGCATGAGGAAGGTCCGGAAGCGCTCCTCGGCCGGGCCGAGGTCCTCCTCGGGGTACAGCGGTCGCAGCACCTCGTCGCCGGCGACGCCGCGGTAGAACGCGGCGACGATGGCCGTGATCGTCGGCTCGCCGCCGATCTCGTCGTAGAAGGTGGTCACACGGTCATTGTCGCGGGTGTCCGCCCGCCGTCACGCATCGGCCGAGTCGGCGCCGACCGGCGCCGGCTCCGGGTCGGCGTTGCTGCGGTTCATCACCACCGAGGTCGGGTACGGCGCCGCGATGTCCTCGTGGTCGAACCGGGCCTTGATCCGCTCCCGCATCTCGCGGGCGACCCGCCACTGCTCCATCGGCGCGGTCTTGAGGGTGACCCGCAGGGTGATCGCATCGGGCGTCATCGCCTCGATCCCCCAGATCTCCGGCTGCTCGATGATCACGCCGTCGAACTCGTCGTCCTTCCACAGGTCGTCGCTCACCTCGGCGAGCACCCGTCGTACCTTGGCGAGGTCCTCGCGGGCGCTGACCTGGATGTCGAGGACCGTGCGCGCCCAGTTCTGGCTCATGTTCCCGACCCGTAGCAGCTCGCCGTTGCGGACGTACCAGACGGTCCCGTTGGTGTCCCGCAGCCTGGTCACCCGGAGGCTGACCGCCTCCACGGTGCCGGAGAGGCTGTCGCCGAGGTCGATCACGTCGCCGACGCCGTACTGGTCCTCGAAGATCAGGAAGATGCCGGCCAGGAAGTCCTTCACCAGGGTCTGGGAGCCGAAGCCGAGCGCCACGCCGATGATGCCGGCGCTGGCCACGATCGGACCGATGTTCAGGCCCAGGGCGCTGAGCATCATGGTCGCGATCACGGCGACGACCACCCCCGAGCTGATGCTCTTCAGGAGGCTGCCCATCGTCCGCGCCCGCTGCATGCGCCGGGTGGAGCCGGCGACGGGGGGAGCAGAGCTGCGGCCGAGCGTCGCCTGGGTGATCCGGTCGGGCAGCGCGCCTTGCTCGGCGCTGCGGACCAGCCGGTCGATCAGCCGGTGGAGCACGAACTGGATGATCAGCCCCACGACCACCAAGGTGATCAGGGTCGCCGACTTCTTGGCCGCCAGCGAGCCGAGGCTCGACCACTTCTCGTGGCTGGGTCCGAGCTGCGACCAGGTGATCTGGGGGAGCAGGGAGAGTGGGTCGGGCATGGCTACCAGTATCCTCGTCGCGTGACCTCGACGTCCTCCACCCTGCGCCGCCTCGCTGTCGTTGTGGGCTCGGCCACCCTGCTCCTGATGACCTACGCCGGGCCCGCGTCAGCGGACATCCCGGTGGGCTGGAGCGACCCCAAGCCGGTGCCCGTGCTCCACCAGCTGCTGTTCCTCCTGGGCGTCCCGGTGCTGATCACTTTGGTGATCCTGGCGGCGATCTACCTGCCCGGCATCGTGCGCGGGGAGTCGGTGGCGCCGGCCGGCGTCCGGACCGACGACCAGTGGTTCGGCGGCCGCCGCGACACCGCAGAGCTCCAGGCGGCCGGCGCGGACCGCGAGGCGTCTGGTGGTGACCGCGAGACCGGCGGCGCCAGCGGCTCCTGGTGACGACGATGGCCCGCGAGTTCAACGCCTCCCAGCGCGTGGCGATCGACCAGACGATCCGCGCTGCCGAGCAGGTCTCCAGGTTCGAGTTCTCCGTCTTCGTCGGCAATGCCGAGGGCGAGCCTCGACAGTTCGCCGAGCGCCTCCACGCCGCGCTCTCCACGCCCGACCGCAGCATCCTGATCATGGTCGACCCGGGGGCGCGTCACCTCGAGGTGGTCACCGGGCCCGAGGTACGCCGCCTGCTCTCCGACCACGAGGTGGCCCTGGCCGTGCTGGAGATGCGCACCGAGTTCGCCGCCGGCGACGTGGTCCGTGGCCTCCGCCGCGGCATCAGCATGCTGGCGATGCAGGCCCGCGCCCCCCGCACCCTCCACGCCCAGTAACGCCGAGTCGGCGCAAACAGGCACGGTGAACACGCCGAGTCGGCGCGAACAGGCACGCTCCAGGCAATGACTCGGCCCGAAAGGGCACCCGGGCAGCCCCGGCCTAGGCCATGCAGACGCTTCTTTGCGCCGAGTCAGCGTCGTACCGGCGCCTATTTGTGCCGACTCGGCCTGGTTCGGGTGCCTCTTTGCGCCGAGTCGGCGTTGTTCGACTGCCTTTCTGTGCCGACTCGGCGGGGTGTGAGTGCCTGTTTGTGCCGAGTCAGCGGGTGGGGGCGTCCTTGGCCTGGGCGGCGAGGGCACGGAGCACGTCGGCCCGGCCCTCCTGCACGAAGCGCTTGGCCGCGGGGTTGGCGGGTGACTCGTCGAGCCAGCGGTCGATCCGCGAGACCAGGTCGGGGCTGCCCAGGGGGAGCGGGAAGGCGCCCTCCAGCGCCTCGGACGCCATGTGGGTGCCGAGCCGGTCCCAGACGGTGTCCGCGGCCTCGAGGTACTTCTCGACGTACGGCGCGAGGACGTCCTCCTGGCCGTGCCGCATGAAGGCACCCGCGATCGAGCTGTGGGTGCCGTTGGGGATGTCGGAGCTCTCCATCAGGTCGGTCCACGCAGCGGCCTTGGCCTCGGCCGTCGGCATCGAGGCACGGGCGGCCGCGGCGTACTCCTTGCCGGAGATCGTGGGGTCCCGCTGGAGCTCCTCGTCGATCCGGCCCTCGTCAGCGGCGCCGGCCTTGGCCAGCCCGATCAGGAGCATCCAGCGCAGGTCGGTGTCGATCTCGAGCCCCTCGATGGTCACCGACCCGTCGAGAAGACCCGCGATCTCGGCCTTGCCCTCGTCGGAGACGAGCGCGGCGCCGTAGAAGCGGGCGAACGTGAGCTGGCGGTCGCTGCCCGGCTCTGCGGCGTGGAGCAGGTCGCGCAGCCCGGCCTCCCACGAGGTCCGGAGCCCGGCCCGGTTGTCCGGAGCGGAGTAGAGGTTGACGGCCGCGTTCGCGTACCCCGGGATGGCGCGGACACCGAACGAGTCGGTCTCGGTGCCGATGTTGGCCAGCACCAGGGTCACGAAGTCGCTGGCACTCATCTCGGCGTCACGGGTCATGTCCCACGCCGCACCCCAGCACAGGGCCCGCGCCAGCGAGTCGTCGAGGAGCCGCAGGCCCTTGACGACCGTCTCGAGCGAGCGCTCGTCGAGGCGGATCTTGGCGTAGCTCAGGTCGCCGTCGTTGAGCAGCAGGAGGTCGGGCTGCCGTTCGCCCACCAGGTCGGCGACGGTCGTGAGGTCGCCCTCCACGTCGGTCTCGATGCTGCGACGGCGGACGAGCCGGCCGTCGACCTCGTCGTAGAGGCCGATGCCGATCCGGTGGCGGCGCAGGGTGGCGTCGTCACCGGCGCCGGTCTGCCGCACCCCGAACGACGCGTAGCTGCCGTCGTCGGCCAGCTCGAACTCGGGGACCAGGGTGTTCACGCCGCTGGTCTGCAGCCACTCCTTCGCCCAGGCGTCGAGCTCGCGGCCCGATGCCTTCTCCAGCGCGGTCAGCAGGTCCACGAACTCGGAGTTCCCGAACGCGTGGTCCTTGAAGTACTGCCGCAGGCCGACCATGAACGGCTCGAGCCCCACCCAGGCCACCAGCTGCTTGAGCACCGAGGCGCCCTTGGCGTAGGTGATGCCGTCGAAGTTCACCTCGACGGCGTGCAGGTCG
This genomic window from Nocardioides cynanchi contains:
- a CDS encoding sigma-70 family RNA polymerase sigma factor, yielding MSTVVTADDETIALAKDGDHAAWRALYQANAGRLVVWLDTQPTRDAGVSAEDVAADAWLTAARKIADFDGTSDEFAGWLFGIARLLLRNAQRRTSRRRTSPTSVEILDLSAREPAPDASAGPDSDGWVAWLLSHLPERERQVVACLDVVGLDVPSTCAALGMSASAVRVARHRGLRRLRGLGVVLTA
- a CDS encoding PT domain-containing protein yields the protein MNNTQLRRMVAISGSLAVIAVGGSYAAGAFAQSGHPAQVRPSVSTGDQARQDGLNRHHGSARIHSHGRQLGTSGTTAGTPSDDPTDNPTEDPTDVPTEEPTEEPTEDPTDGPTDNPTDNPTEDPSEDPGDDNPGDDHGDDSGDTPGDGSSDGTDSSGDSSGDNSGDSSGDNSGDSGGDSSGDSGGGGGDSGDGLR
- a CDS encoding acyl-CoA thioesterase produces the protein MRHVYECPMRRADLHPGGTVNNVVFADYLQEARLDLLRRHDTQVSPQPGEGLVVVRTTLEYLAPLRLSFAPLRIETWVVEVRAASFTLGYELTTHADGEEPLVHARATTVLTPFVFSANRPRRLTAEERSRLAVGCEPSTVSEVERRRPAPWGGGAFTRPVHVRFSDIDLLGHVNNVRYLDYLQDAQTDLAVGVFQEARINGTVDLVVARTDIDYLGQMNLRPEPYLVWGRVEEVGSSSVTYELELRDHDRVMARSRVVSVNIGDDGRAVPMHPRHHELFEERREAARLTP
- a CDS encoding mechanosensitive ion channel family protein, which produces MPDPLSLLPQITWSQLGPSHEKWSSLGSLAAKKSATLITLVVVGLIIQFVLHRLIDRLVRSAEQGALPDRITQATLGRSSAPPVAGSTRRMQRARTMGSLLKSISSGVVVAVIATMMLSALGLNIGPIVASAGIIGVALGFGSQTLVKDFLAGIFLIFEDQYGVGDVIDLGDSLSGTVEAVSLRVTRLRDTNGTVWYVRNGELLRVGNMSQNWARTVLDIQVSAREDLAKVRRVLAEVSDDLWKDDEFDGVIIEQPEIWGIEAMTPDAITLRVTLKTAPMEQWRVAREMRERIKARFDHEDIAAPYPTSVVMNRSNADPEPAPVGADSADA
- a CDS encoding DUF5130 family protein, translated to MAREFNASQRVAIDQTIRAAEQVSRFEFSVFVGNAEGEPRQFAERLHAALSTPDRSILIMVDPGARHLEVVTGPEVRRLLSDHEVALAVLEMRTEFAAGDVVRGLRRGISMLAMQARAPRTLHAQ
- a CDS encoding TetR/AcrR family transcriptional regulator, translated to MTQERVRSPRMVLLLDAALHVVAEHGLRGLTHRAVDREAGLPEGSCSAYLRTRRALVTALTSYVATGVTEDCEQLARDLAACHLENRQAIELVTSFFMRRLDERERLLARMELSLAAARDPELASVLASNQQQLTELVQSILTARHKDHSGERAATLVASFDGILLGALPLPEPDRRPFVRQSIEVLIGGLG
- a CDS encoding globin — protein: MTTFYDEIGGEPTITAIVAAFYRGVAGDEVLRPLYPEEDLGPAEERFRTFLMQYWGGPTTYSDRRGHPRLRMRHAPFAVTPVAKEHWLTHFRAALDEVALPPEQDAQFWDYVTHAAQFMVNSFE
- a CDS encoding acetyl-CoA C-acetyltransferase, which translates into the protein MPEAVLVSAARSPIGRAGKGSLTEVRPDDLVAQIIRVALDKIPALDPHTVDDLHLGCGLPGGESGFNMARIVNVMNGMDDVPGTTVTRYCASSVQTTRMAFHAIKAGEGDVFISAGVETVSRFGKGSSDSWPDTRNPLFDDAVARTSTRAGSGSGEAWHDPRSDDYVPDAYIAMGQTAENVATLRGLSRRELDEFGVRSQNLAEKALADGFWQREITPVTTPDGTVVSADDGPRAGVTLEAVSRLKPVFRPDGVVTAGNCCALNDGAAAVVIMSDTRAAELGLTPLARIVSTGVSALSPEIMGLGPVEATRRALANAGMTIGDIDLVEINEAFAAQVVPSYQDLGIDLDRLNVNGGAIAVGHPFGMTGARLQTTMLNSLDWHDKTLGLITMCVGGGQGMALILERLA
- a CDS encoding MarR family winged helix-turn-helix transcriptional regulator → MSEGRGTRWLDVEQQSSWRSFVVGVTLLLDRLDADLQHDFDLSLTEYEILVRLSERPQRQLRMAQLADALAHSRSRVTHTVTRMEKAGLVYRTTSPEDGRGIVCRLTDQGYDLLVAAAHVHVTGVRDYLVDRVDPADFAALGRVMDAVSDRLIACHPEMDIRPS
- the pepN gene encoding aminopeptidase N: MPGTNLTREEAATRAALLDVTSYSIDLDLTTGDKTFESTTTLRFTCREPGAETFADLVGAIIHEITLNGERVDEASSYQDSRIRLTDLQAENELVVRADCAYSHSGEGLHRFVDPVDGRIYLYTQFEVPDARRVFTTFEQPDLKSVFTWTVTAPSGWKVVSNAATPEPEELDGGKARWSFPESKRMSTYITALIAGEYHEHLDVYDGPYGQIPLGHYCRQALVEHLDIDNLLRMTKQGFEFFEEAFDFPYPFGKYDQLYVPEYNAGAMENAGAVTIRDEYLPRSRQDAAFYEFRCSCILHEMAHMWFGDLVTMKWWDDLWLNESFAEWACYHAAVENTEFTEAWTGFTNARKNWALRQDQLPSTHPIAADNYDLHAVEVNFDGITYAKGASVLKQLVAWVGLEPFMVGLRQYFKDHAFGNSEFVDLLTALEKASGRELDAWAKEWLQTSGVNTLVPEFELADDGSYASFGVRQTGAGDDATLRRHRIGIGLYDEVDGRLVRRRSIETDVEGDLTTVADLVGERQPDLLLLNDGDLSYAKIRLDERSLETVVKGLRLLDDSLARALCWGAAWDMTRDAEMSASDFVTLVLANIGTETDSFGVRAIPGYANAAVNLYSAPDNRAGLRTSWEAGLRDLLHAAEPGSDRQLTFARFYGAALVSDEGKAEIAGLLDGSVTIEGLEIDTDLRWMLLIGLAKAGAADEGRIDEELQRDPTISGKEYAAAARASMPTAEAKAAAWTDLMESSDIPNGTHSSIAGAFMRHGQEDVLAPYVEKYLEAADTVWDRLGTHMASEALEGAFPLPLGSPDLVSRIDRWLDESPANPAAKRFVQEGRADVLRALAAQAKDAPTR